In a single window of the Papaver somniferum cultivar HN1 chromosome 8, ASM357369v1, whole genome shotgun sequence genome:
- the LOC113305186 gene encoding uncharacterized protein LOC113305186 yields the protein MERNSSVANSYTALETGGLLTFPDKQLWNSNVPLKVSYLVWTLYFSGAPTFDYLYNAVLVQDPTCVFCEACQETNEHLFLHCKFVFDICAYFLKSFTINWVLARNVKSNLWEWGDRCQRRSRSRKKKIWSILPFVVWWCVWNERNARVHNNVKKDLDQLIKEINV from the coding sequence ATGGAGAGGAATTCTTCAGTGGCTAATTCTTATACTGCTCTTGAAACTGGTGGTTTGTTAACTTTTCCAGATAAGCAGTTGTGGAACTCAAATGTGCCTTTAAAGGTTTCTTATCTTGTCTGGACTCTCTACTTTAGTGGCGCGCCAACATTTGATTACTTATACAATGCTGTATTGGTGCAAGATCCTACTTGTGTGTTCTGTGAAGCCTGCCAAGAAACAAATGAACATTTGTTCTTACACtgtaagtttgtctttgatataTGTGCTTATTTTCTTAAAAGCTTCACCATCAATTGGGTTTTAGCAAGAAATGTGAAGTCAAACCTATGGGAATGGGGTGATAGATGCCAGAGAAGATCTAGaagcagaaaaaagaaaatatggaGTATCTTGCCATTTGTTGTTTGGTGGTGTGTCTGGAATGAACGAAATGCGAGAGTTCATAATAATGTGAAGAAAGATTTGGATCAGCTGATTAAGGAGATTAATGTTTGA
- the LOC113305187 gene encoding NAC domain-containing protein 7-like: MESCRYQQLKSSSSIRVCGGDGGGGGVYSELPPPPVGFRFIPAENHLIGYLQKKLDKPEDHFPLILEKNIYDDDDCHPQQLLESHGKEGVVYLFSPRFRKYPNGTQIRRDTKHGIWKNSTRDEPVIHEGVEIGRKCSFVFRPSPYYKTTHWYLWEYRISNDKSKDEPANHNLIEELAIYELYYTKDLERKCKRSGRKRSKEPSSSTVKLPAKELAQVDSRGLRKVKALPANKLAQGGSRGHQKVAAVYNVQERQLQNGMAQVGNGQAHYNHSHYYNHNEVNYHEKDYMTNEQFVQDIDLIMNSDHYSVRDFDIASLSSTSNMLSLQKDSLEPPMSAFPYSPGFTHFNPGSSMNRQSTHSFYNGWGNRNIVDNHNGLQGGGFAGGGFDRIQYGHEFPPLPDKLVPNYNPYYSSGFTQMYSDIASVPSHAPLKQEYPQELPPY, from the exons ATGGAATCATGTCGATATCAGCAGCTGAAGTCGTCATCGTCGATAAG AGTTTGTGGTGGTGACGGCGGCGGCGGGGGTGTTTATTCTGAACTTCCTCCTCCTCCCGTTGGTTTTAGATTTATACCGGCAGAAAATCATTTAATTGGTTACTTGCAAAAGAAGTTAGATAAGCCTGAAGATCACTTTCCGTTAATTCTTGAAAAGAACATATATGACGATGATGACTGTCATCCTCAGCAGCTTTTAG aaTCCCATGGAAAGGAAGGAGTTGTATACCTCTTCTCACCAAGGTTTCGCAAATATCCTAACGGGACACAAATAAGACGTGATACGAAGCACGGAATATGGAAAAATAGTACACGGGATGAACCAGTCATTCATGAGGGGGTTGAAATAGGCAGGAAGTGTAGTTTTGTATTTCGCCCAAGTCCTTATTATAAAACAACACATTGGTATTTGTGGGAATATCGGATTTCTAACGACAAAAGTAAAGATGAACCAGCAAACCATAATCTG ATTGAAGAACTAGCTATATATGAATTATACTATACCAAAGATCTCGAACGAAAATGTAAAAGATCAGGTAGAAAACGAAGTAAAGAACCAAGTAGCAGTACCGTAAAATTGCCAGCTAAAGAACTTGCTCAAGTAGATTCTCGTGGACTTCGAAAAGTAAAAGCTTTACCAGCTAATAAACTTGCTCAAGGAGGTTCCCGTGGACATCAAAAAGTAGCAGCAGTCTATAATGTTCAGGAACGTCAACTGCAAAATGGAATGGCTCAAGTAGGTAATGGTCAAGCTCATTATAACCATAGTCATTATTATAATCATAATGAAGTTAATTATCATGAGAAAGATTACATGACCAATGAACAGTTCGTCCAAGATATCGATTTGATAATGAATAGTGACCATTATAGTGTTCGCGATTTTGACATAGCGAGTTTGTCATCAACGTCAAATATGTTATCCTTGCAGAAGGATTCCTTGGAACCACCAATGAGTGCATTTCCTTATAGCCCTGGTTTTACACATTTCAATCCAGGATCATCTATGAACAGACAAAGCACTCATTCATTCTACAATGGCTGGGGAAATAGAAATATAGTCGATAACCACAATGGATTACAAGGTGGTGGTTTTGCTGGAGGAGGCTTTGATAGGATCCAATATGGTCATGAATTTCCACCATTGCCTGATAAGCTTGTTCCTAATTATAATCCTTATTACAGCAGTGGTTTTACTCAGATGTATAGTGACATAGCTTCAGTACCAAGCCATGCTCCATTGAAACAAGAATATCCGCAAGAGTTGCCTCCATACTGA